In Nicotiana tabacum cultivar K326 chromosome 11, ASM71507v2, whole genome shotgun sequence, a single window of DNA contains:
- the LOC142166000 gene encoding uncharacterized protein LOC142166000 — MEQYIPKLKVTRVLWGMPEQDWIKVNTDGASRGNSGRSSIGFVLRDSEGDVIYARGKEIQKGTNVEAEAIAILEVIKECVQQGYVNIHIQTYSLLMNNVVDGIWDIPWSIEKYVQEIKLYMSRCNYRLSRIMREGNKLADFLANHALDYGDNEAHNFQ; from the coding sequence ATGGAACAATACATTCCCAAACTAAAGGTCACTAGGGTTCTGTGGGGGATGCCTGAACAGGATTGGATAAAGGTGAATACAGACGGGGCATCAAGAGGAAATTCAGGTAGAAGCTCCATTGGTTTTGTCCTAAGGGATAGTGAGGGTGATGTGATATATGCAAGAGGGAAAGAAATTCAAAAAGGGACAAATGTAGAAGCTGAAGCTATTGCTATTCTTGAGGTAATAAAGGAATGTGTGCAGCAAGGATATGTCAATATTCACATCCAAACATATTCTCTACTAATGAACAATGTGGTAGATGGAATTTGGGATATACCTTGGTCAATAGAGAAATATGTTCAGGAGATTAAACTGTACATGAGTAGGTGTAATTACAGATTGTCACGTATCATGAGAGAAGGGAATAAATTGGCTGATTTCCTAGCAAATCATGCACTTGACTATGGAGATAATGAGGCTCACAATTTTCAGTAA
- the LOC107776673 gene encoding uncharacterized protein LOC107776673 gives MVLFDMQQQLTLKITNNSTQQEIILTLVYAKCEHIERIELWDTLYALASDMTKPWIVGGDFNVIWDEEEKFGGLPVPLNEVDDFGQCINTFNLNDLGFKGSIFTWWNGRGEEDSIFTRLDRVLGNMELQQLFPGLEVTHLSKNCTFQEVVTENWVDDSLAGYQGSTFTIFNNKLKKLKRALSLWSKATFGDIFQKVASLEEVVLVHEAQLELNPTRMNRERLNKVQTELIRYLALEEHFWKQKAGMAWFKDGDRNTKFFHAQVNRRRKRLQLKKIQNSAGSWIEGNEQMAEEAINFFQYQFHEDVVPTSFEIIVHVPNMISVEQNQELLKQPTKEEVQ, from the exons ATGGTTCTGTTTGACATGCAACAACAACTTACCCTGAAAATAACTAACAATAGTACTCAACAAGAAATTATCCTTACTTTAGTATATGCCAAATGCGAGCACATTGAGCGTATAGAATTATGGGACACGCTGTATGCTCTGGCAAGTGACATGACTAAACCATGGATAGTTGGTGGGGACTTCAATGTAATATGGGATGAGGAGGAGAAATTTGGTGGATTACCGGTACCACTAAATGAAGTGGACGACTTTGGGCAATGTATTAACACATTCAACCTCAATGATCTTGGATTCAAGGGAAGCATATTCACATGGTGGAATGGTCGGGGTGAAGAGGACAGTATCTTTACACGATTGGATCGAGTTTTGGGCAACATGGAATTGCAGCAACTGTTCCCGGGGTTGGAGGTGACTCATTTATCTAAAAACTG TACCTTCCAAGAGGTTGTAACAGAGAATTGGGTGGATGACTCCTTGGCAGGCTATCAAGGTAGTACTTTCACAATTTTTAACAATAAATTGAAGAAGCTTAAAAGGGCTTTATCTCTTTGGAGTAAGGCTACTTTTGGGGATATTTTTCAAAAGGTTGCAAGTTTAGAAGAGGTAGTACTGGTACATGAAGCACAATTGGAACTGAATCCAACAAGAATGAACAGAGAGAGGCTCAATAAGGTTCAAACAGAACTTATTAGATATCTAGCTCTAGAAGAACATTTTTGGAAGCAGAAGGCAGGCATGGCATGGTTTAAAGATGGGGATCGCAATACTAAATTCTTTCATGCTCAAGTGAACAGGAGAAGAAAAAGACTACagttaaagaaaattcaaaacagTGCAGGCAGCTGGATAGAAGGAAATGAGCAGATGGCTGAAGAAGCAATCAATTTCTTTCAATATCAGTTCCATGAAGATGTGGTGCCAACCTCATTTGAGATCATAGTTCATGTCCCAAATATGATTTCGGTGGAACAGAATCAGGAATTACTGAAGCAGCCTACGAAAGAAGAAGTGCAATAG